From a single Accipiter gentilis chromosome 8, bAccGen1.1, whole genome shotgun sequence genomic region:
- the MAU2 gene encoding MAU2 chromatid cohesion factor homolog has translation MAAVAAGASGSAAGAAPQQQPPPQQQPQPAAGGAAGSGEAGGGGSGGAGGGGGGGGGAGPAAGSGSGGGAAGGESWYLALLGLAEHFRTSSPPKVRLCVHCLQAVLPRKPPARMEARTHLQLGSVLYHHTRNGDQARGHLEKAWLISQQIPQFEDVKFEAASLLSELYCQENSVDTAKPLLRKAIQISQQTPYWHCRLLFQLAQLHTLEKDLVSACDLLGVGAEYARVVGSEYTRALFLLSKGMLLLMERKLQEVHPLLTLCGQIVENWQGNPIQKESLRVFFLVLQVTHYLDAGQVKSVKPCLKQLQQCIQTISTLHDDEILPSNPADLFHWLPKEHMCVLVYLVTVMHSMQAGYLEKAQKYTDKALMQLEKLKMLDCSPILSSFQVILLEHIIMCRLVTGHKATALQEISQVCQLCQQSPRLFSNHAAQLHTLLGLYCISVNCMDNAEAQFTTALRLTTHQELWAFIVTNLASVYIREGNRHQELYSLLERINPDHNFPVSSHCLRAAAFYIRGLFSFFQGRYNEAKRFLRETLKMSNAEDLNRLTACSLVLLGHIFYVLGNHRESNNMVVPAMQLASKIPDMSVQLWSSALLRDLNKACGNAMDAHEAAQMHQNFSQQLLQDHIEACSLPEHNLITWTDGPPPVQFQAQNGPTTSLASLL, from the exons atggcggcggtggcggcgggcgcGTCGGGCTCGGCGGCCGGCGCGGCCCCTCAGCAACAACCGCCGCctcagcagcagccgcagccggcggcgggcggcgcggcgggttccggggaggcgggcggcggaGGCAGCGGGGGGGCcggcggaggaggaggtggcggcggAGGTGCTGGGCCCGCAGCGGGGTCGGGgtcgggcggcggcgcggccggtgGGGAGTCGTGGTACCTGGCGTTGCTGGGCCTGGCCGAACACTTCCGTACGTCCAGCCCGCCCAAGGTGCGGCTCTGCGTGCACTGCCTGCAGGCCGTGCTGCCCCGCAAGCCCCCGGCCCGCATGGAGGCCCGCACCCACCTTCAGCTCGGCTCCGTCCTCTACCACCACACCCGCAACGGCGACCAGGCCCGCGGGCACCTGGAGAAGGCG TGGTTGATATCCCAGCAA ATTCCCCAGTTTGAAGATGTTAAGTTTGAGGCAGCCAGCCTTCTGTCTGAACTGTATTGTCAGGAG aattcaGTGGATACAGCAAAACCTCTGTTACGCAAAGCCATTCAGATTTCACAGCAGACTCCCTACTGGCACTGTAGATTGCTTTTTCAACTTGCA caactaCATACACTTGAAAAAGACTTAGTATCTGCATGTGACCTTCTCGGAGTTGGAGCAGAATATGCTCGGGTGGTAGGATCAGAGTATACCAG agcactGTTTCTGCTAAGCAAGGGGATG cTCCTTCTAATGGAACGAAAACTGCAGGAAGTGCACCCTCTCCTTACTCTTTGCGGGCAGATAGTTGAAAACTGGCAAGGAAACCCCATCCAGAAAGAGTCGTTACGTGTATTCTTCTTAGTCCTGCAGGTCACGCATTACCTGGACGCTGGGCAG GTGAAAAGTGTGAAGCCATGCCTGAAACAGCTTCAGCAGTGCATCCAGACCATATCCACGCTGCACGATGATGAAATTCTGCCCAGCAACCCTGCTGATCTCTTTCACTGGCTGCCCAAGGAACACATGTGTGTGCTTGTCTACTTG GTGACAGTGATGCATTCCATGCAAGCAGGGTACCTGGAGAAGGCTCAGAAGTATACAGACAAAGCGCTCATGCAGCTAGAGAAGCTAAAAA TGTTGGACTGCAGTCCTATCTTGTCATCATTCCAAGTTATTTTGTTGGAACACATTATCATGTGTCGGCTTGTCACGGGACACAAAGCCACGGCGTTGCAGGAG ATTTCACAAGTCTGTCAGCTCTGCCAGCAGTCTCCCAGGCTGTTTTCTAATCATGCTGCCCAGCTGCACACTCTATTA GGGCTCTACTGCATTTCTGTTAATTGCATGGACAATGCAGAAGCACAATTTACTACAGCACTGAGG CTCACTACACATCAAGAACTGTGGGCATTTATTGTGACAAACTTAGCCAGTGTGTACATCAGGGAAGGCAACCGGCATCAAGAG CTTTACAGCTTATTGGAAAGGATAAATCCAGACCATAATTTTCCTGTGAG CTCTCACTGTCTTCGAGCAGCGGCTTTCTACATCCGAGGTCTGTTCTCCTTCTTTCAAGGAAGATACAATGAGGCAAA GCGATTTTTGCGAGAGACACTGAAAATGTCAAATGCAGAAGACTTGAATCGATTAACAGCATGTTCTCTCGTACTCCTGGGTCATATATTCTATGTGTTAGGGAATCACAGG GAAAGTAATAATATGGTAGTACCAGCCATGCAGCTTGCAAGCAAGATACCAGATATGTCTGTGCAGCTGTGGTCCTCAGCTCTGTTGAGAG ACCTGAACAAAGCCTGTGGAAATGCCATGGATGCGCACGAGGCAGCACAGATGCATCAAAACTTCtcgcagcagctcctgcaggaccACATTGAAGCATGTAGTCTTCCAGAACACAATCTAATCACG TGGACAGATGGACCACCTCCTGTACAGTTCCAGGCACAGAACGGACCCACCACCAGCCTGGCCAGTCTCCTGTGA